In Mycobacterium sp. ITM-2016-00317, the genomic window CCGACGGAGAGTTCGTCGGCCAGATCCTGGCCGACGCGGCCTGCCAGTTCCTGCCCCGCGCGGTCGTCGCCGACGTGCTACTGGGCGGCGGCTAACCTGTTACCCATGGGTAACTCCTTCGAATCGGTGACCGTCGACATCGCCGATCACATCGCGCAGGTGACGCTGATCGGTCCCGGCAAGGGCAACGCGATGGGACCGGCGTTCTGGGCCGAGCTGCCGGTGGTGTTCACCGAGCTCGACGCCGACCCGGACGTCCGGGCCATCGTGCTCACCGGTTCGGGCCGCAACTTCAGCTACGGCCTGGATCTGGCGGCGATGGGTGAGACCCTCGGCTCGATGATGGCCGGCGGTTCGTCGTCCAAGCCGCGCGCCGACTTCCACGCCCGCCTCAAGGCCATGCAGCACGCGATCACCGCGGTCGCCGACTGCCGCACCCCGACGATCGCGTCCGTGCACGGCTGGTGCATCGGCGGCGGCGTCGACCTGATCTCCGCCGTCGACATCCGGTACGCCAGCAGCGACGCGAAGTTCTCGGTGCGCGAGGTCAAGCTCGCGATCGTCGCCGACGTCGGATCCCTGGCCCGGCTGCCCTACATCCTGACCGACGGCCACCTGCGCGAACTGGCCTTGACGGGCAAGGACATCGATGCTGCGCGCGCCGAGAAGATCGGCCTCGTCAACGACGTCTACCCGGACGCCGACGCGTCGTTGGCCGCCGCCCGCGCCACCGCGGCCGAGATCGCCGCCAACCCGCCGCACACCGTGCACGGCGTCAAGGACGTGCTCGACGAGCAGCGCACCGCCCAGGTGTCAGCGAGCCTGCGCTACGTCGCGGCGTGGAACTCCGCGTTCCTGCCGTCGAAGGATCTCTCCGAGGGCATCACGGCGATGTTCGAGAAGCGGCCGCCGAACTTCACCGGCGAGTAGGCGCGGTTTCGGGCAGCGCGAGTACGCAGCAGAAGCTGACCAGCGCGAGCCCGCCCATCATCAGCGCGATGGCGCCACCACCGTGGGACGCCATCAGCATCGGTGAGATCACCGGCGGCAGCGCCCCGCCGAGCACGCCGCCGAGGGTGTGGGACAGCGCGGCCCCGGTGTAGCGGTACCGGGCGGCGAAGATCTCCGGCAGGAACGCCGCCAGCGGCCCCATGCAGACGCCGATCAGTGCATAGGTGACCACGATGGCCACGCCGAACACCACGTGGTTCATCGACTCGATGAGTGGGAAGACCGCGAACGCCCATGGCACCGCCAGCGCGTAGCCGCAGGCAGTCACCCGGCGCCGACCGTGCACGTCGGACAGCATCGCCGACGCGGCAGCGCAGCCGACCGCGCACAGCCCGCCGATCACGTTGACCAGCAGCACCAGGTTGGTCGAATAGTCCATGTGCTCGGCGGCGAAATGGGTGAAGAACGTCCGGCCTGGAACACCAGCATCGGCGCGCAGATCGCCGCACCTCCGGCCAGCAGCACCTGACGGCCCTGCTTGCGGATCAGCTCGGCCAGCGGTGCGCCGTCGTGCGTCTCCGGCGCGGCCAGTGCCGGCGAGTCCTTGACCCGTAGCCGGATGAACAGCGCCGTGCCGATCAGCACTGCGCTGAGGAGGAACGGGATCCGCCAGCCCCACTGCAGGAACGCCTCGTTGGCCTCGCCGAACCCCAGGTGCACGACCAGGAACACCAGATTGGACAGCACCAGCGCCGTCCCGAGCCCCAGCTGGGTGAACATGCCGTAGAAGCCGCGGCGCCCCTCGGGGGCGTGTTCGGCGGTCATCAGCACCGCGCCGGCCCACTCGCCGCCCACCGCGAAGCCCTGCACCAGGCGCAACGTGATCAGCAGCAGCGGCGCGGCGATACCGATGCTGGCCGTGCTCGGGATCAGCCCGACCCCGACCGTGGCGGCGCCCATCAGCAGCAGCGTGACGACCAGGGTCTGCTTGCGGCTGATGCGGTCACCGAAGTGCCCGAACACCGCCGCACCGACGGGCCGGGCCAGGAACGCGGCCGCGAATGCGCCCAGCGACGCCGTCGTGGCCATCACATGGCCCAGATCGGGGAAGAACACCGTCGGGAACACCAGCGCGGCAGCGGTGCCGTAGATGAAGAAGTCGTAGAACTCGATCGCCGAACCGACGTAACTCGCCGTCGCGACCTGCCGAAGCTCCCGCGCCGAGGCAGCCCCGGCACCCACTGTTGCCATGGCAAAGATATTCGCGGGTCGCCGGGGGTGTGTCTCGCCAATCAGCGAACCCGGCCCGCCCCAGAGCGGTGGCGGAGGGATTTGAACCCCCGGTCGGTGTTAGCCGACTCTCGCTTTCAAGGCGAGTGCATTAGGCCGCTCTGCCACGCCACCGCGGGACAGTCTAGACGCGGCCGATCTTGGCGGACGGTCCGCCGGTCTTGAGCCCCGCGCTGATCCGCCGGCAATTCTCCCCCATCGCCGTGACCTGCGGTCGGCTCAGCCGATCCAGGAAGTGCATACGCACCGCGGCGCCGTAGGTCTTCATCGCACCCGACAACGACTCCCGGCCTTCGGGTGTGATGCTCGCGAGCACCCCGCGCCCGTCGTCCGGACTGGCTCCGCGGCTGACGAGCCCCTGGACTTCCAGCCGGTGGATCTGCCGCGTCACCCGACTGGGCAACGACATCAGCGCCTCGGCGACGTCACCCATCCGCGCCGCCCCCGTCGGCGACTTCGCCAACATGTCGAGCAAACGGACATCGTTCAGCGTCAGCCCGTGTTGATCGTTCAGCGAGCGGTTCATCGTTGCGTACATTCGCAGCGCAGCATCCAGAAAGTTCTGCCACGCTCTTTGCTCAGCTATGTCGAGCCCCGGCGTGTCGCTTGCCGTGCGTCCCCCAATAATCCCCTCCATACGCACATACTATGTCGCCCAGCGCGTTGCCGGTGAAGAAATTTACCGGGGTTTTCCCAGCGTAGTAGGCTTATTTGAATGCAAGCCATCGTGGCGGATGCCTCCTCGCACAAGCTGACCTGGCAGTCCGTGCCAGACGTCCACCCTGGTCCCGGTGAAGTTCTCATCGAAGTAGTTGCCGCCGGCGTCAATCGCGCCGACCTCCTACAGGCGGCCGGTAAGTACCCGCCGCCTCCCGGAGCGAGCGAGATCATCGGGCTCGAGGTGTCCGGCACCATCGCCGCAGTGGGCGACGGGGTTGCGCAATGGTCGCCTGGGGAAACGGTTTGCGCTTTGCTGGCCGGCGGCGGCTACGCCGAGTACGTCGCCGTCCCCGCAGCACAGGTGATGCCGATACCCCACGGGGTTCCGCTACCTCACGCGGCCGCTCTGCCCGAGGTCGCCTGCACCGTCTGGTCGAACGTGGTGATGACCGGCCTGGCCGCGCCCGAACTCCTGCTGATCCACGGCGGCGCGAGCGGCATCGGCACCCACGCGATCCAAGTGGCCAAAGCGTTGAACTGCCGGGTGGCGGTGACCGCCGGGTCGGCGAACAAACTCGACCTGTGCGCAGAGCTCGGCGCGGACATCACGATCGACTACCACAACGACGACTTCGTCGAGATCGTCCGCCAGGCCGGGGGCGCCGACGTGATCCTCGACATCATCGGCGCGAAGTACCTCGACCGGAACATCGACGCGCTGGCCCCCGACGGACGCGTGGTGATCATCGGCATGCAGGGCGGCGCCAAAGGCGAGCTCAATATCGGCAAGCTGCTGGCCAAGCGCGGAAGCGTGACAGCGACCGCACTGCGGGCCCGGCCGGTCGAGGGCCGCGGCTCCAAAGCCGACATCGTCGCCGAGGTCACCGCCCAGGTGTGGCCGATGGTCGCCGAGGGTGTGGTCCGGCCGGTCATCGGCGCCGAATTCCCCATCGCCGAGGCGCAGGCCGCCCACGAGCTCCTGGAATCCGGCGATATCTCCGGCAAGGTGCTGCTACGGGCGGACGTGTAGCCGGGTCAGCCCAGCGAAGCCAGCGCTCGCACCAGCTGATCGATCTCCGCGGCGGTGTTGTAGTGCGCCAGCCCGATGGTGACCGCACCGCCGATGTCGTCGACGCCGATCAGGTCGAGGACCCGCGAGCTCGCGTTCGCGATCGCGAGGATGCCGTTGTCGGCCAGCCTCTGCACCACCCGCTCGGCGGGCACGCTGTCGAGGACGAAGCTGAGCACCGGGATCCGCTCCTCGGGACTGCCCAGCACGGTGACCGTCGGCAGCGACCTCAGCGATGTGAGCAGATAGTCGAACAGCGCGCTCATGTGCGCCGCAACCGACCGCATCGACACCGACAGCCGCTCACGCCGCGAGCCCTGCGCCGAATCCTCCAGCGAGGCCAGATATTCGATGCTGGCCACTACTCCGGCGAGCATCCCGAACTGGTGGGACCCGAGCTCCAGGCGGGCCGCACCCGACGCGTGAGGGTCCAATGACACCGATCCGAACGCGTCGATGACCGACGGGTCGCGGAACACCAGCGCCCCGATCGGCGGACCTCCCCAGGCCAGCGCGTTGACCGCCACCACGTCGGCGTCGGTCTCGTCGAAGTCGAACAAGCGGTAGGGGGCGGCCGCGGAGTGGTCCACGATCAACAGACCGCCGACCTCGTGCACCAGCTTGGCGACCTCGCGCAGTTCGGTGACCGTGCCCAGCGTCGAGGACGCCGAGGTGATCGCCACCAGCCGGGTCGGCCGGGTCACCAGGGCCTCCCACTGCCAGGTGGGCAGCTCGCCGGTTTCGATGTCGACCTCGGCCCACTTCACCTTGGCGCCGAACCGGTTGGCCGCACGAAGCCACGGCGCGACGTTGGCCTCGTCGTCGAGGCGGCTGACCACCAGCTCGTAGCCCAGCCCGACGCGGGCCGACGCGGCATCGGCCAGTGAGGTCAGCAGGACCGCGCGGTCGGCGCCGAGTACGACGCCGGCCGGATCCGCGTTGACGAGGTCTGCCACAGCCTGGCGGGCGGCGGCCAGCACGGCCGCGCTGCGCCGCGCGGCGGGATGCGCGCTGGACGTGGTGGGCATGGAACCGCGGAACGCCGTCGAGACCGCTCGGCCCACCGAGTCGGGCTGCAGCATGCCGTTCTGGGCGTCCATATGCACCCATCCATCGCCCAGAGAGGGGTGCAGTCCGCGCACCCGGGCGACGTCGTATGCCATGCCAGACCACCTTAGTGCGCCTTGGAACTTCGCCGTTCCGCCGAAATTTTGGCGTCCCCGCGTCTGCCCGACCTCGCTGTTACCGCCCACGTCCACACTGTCGCAAGCCATCTGCGGAGCCATACTAGTCGAGCCCACGACAAGCAAGGAGCGCTACCAGCTGTGCTGTTGCTGGCGACCGACGGCCACATCTGTGAACGTTTACTACCTTGGATGTGAGCATTTGCCAGGGGTGATGCGGCGACGAACCCGCCTTCGCGCGGTCGCGTTCGGCCGCCGGGCCGGGGGCAGACCCCCGCTGGACAATTCCGGCGCGTGGGAGAAGATCTACAACGACACTGGGGCCCGCGCCCACCGACGACGCGGAACCCGACCGCGTCAACCGAGAAAAGCTGGGGCACTCTTAGGGACATGGCTATCAATAGCGACGACGACAACATCGAGATCGTCGGCGAAAGCGACGGGGGCGCGGAGCGCTCCGACGGCAAGTCGTTGAGCGACCTCGTCGAGCAGCCCGCCAAGGTGATGCGGATCGGCACGATGATCAAGCAGCTGCTGGAGGAGGTGCGCGCGGCCCCGCTGGATGACGCCAGCCGGGAACGGCTGCGCGACGTCCACCGCACCAGCATCCATGAGCTCGAGCAGGGGTTGGCCCCCGAGCTCCGCGACGAACTGGAGCGGCTGACCCTGCCCTTCACCGAGGACGCCGTGCCGTCCGATGCCGAACTGCGCATCGCCCAGGCCCAGCTGGTCGGCTGGCTGGAAGGGCTGTTCCACGGGATCCAGACCGCGCTGTTCGCCCAGCAGATGGCCGCTCGTCAGCAGCTGGAGCAGATGCGCCAGGGCGCTCTGCCGCCGGGCGTGGTCGTCCCCGGCCACCGCGGCGGGGCGGGACAGGGCACCGGTCAGTACCTGTGAGATTCGCGTGACGATTCCATCCTCGGTGGAGCCCTGCATCGAGACCCGCAACGCGTGGGTCGAGTTCCCCATCTTCGACGCCAAGACCCGCTCCCTGAAGAAGGCGTTCCTCGGCAAGGCCGGCGGCGCGATCGGACGCAACGATTCCAACGTCGTCGTCATCGAGGCACTGCGCGACATCACGATGACGCTGAAGATGGGCGACCGGGTCGGCCTGGTCGGTCACAACGGCGCCGGCAAGTCCACGCTGCTGCGCCTGCTGTCGGGCATCTACGAACCCACCCGGGGTGTGGCCACGGTGCGGGGCCGGGTGGCCCCGGTGTTCGACCTGGGCGTCGGGATGGACCCGGAGATCTCCGGGTTCGAGAACATCATCATCCGTGGGCTGTTCCTCGGCCAGACCCGTAAACAGATGATGAGCAAGGTCGACGAGATCGCCGAGTTCACCGAATTGGGCGACTACCTGAACATGCCGCTGCGCACGTACTCGACGGGCATGCGGGTGCGGCTGGCCATGGGTGTGGTGACCAGCATCGACCCCGAGATCCTATTGCTCGACGAGGGCATCGGCGCGGTCGACGCCGAGTTCCTCAAGAAGGCGCAGTCGCGGCTGGCCGACCTTGTCGAACGCTCCGGGATCCTGGTGTTCGCCAGCCACTCCAACGAATTCCTGGCCCGGCTGTGCAACACCGCGATGTGGATCGACCACGGCACCATCAGGATGGAGGGCGGCATCGAGGACGTCGTCCGCGCCTACGAGGGTGAGGACGCCGCGCGGCACGTGCGCGAGGTACTCGAGGAGACGGCACACACGCATGAGCGTTGAGCGCGCGCGCGACGGCCGGACCGGCGGCGACGCGCTCGTCGTCGCGGTCGTCGTCACCCACCGCCGCCCCGACGAGTTGGCCAAGTCGCTGGACGCGGTCTGCGCGCAGAGCAGGCGGCCCGACCATCTGATCGTCGTCGACAACGACGACGACGACCATGTCCGTGATCTCGTTGTCGGACAACCTGTTCCGACCACCTACCTGGGCTCGCGGCGCAACCTCGGCGGAGCGGGCGGTTTCGCGCTGGGCATGCTGCACGCGCTGAGCCTCGGCGCGGACTGGCTCTGGCTGGCCGACGACGACGGCCGCCCGCAGGACACCGAGGTGCTGGCCACCCTGCTGGCGTGCGCCGAGCAGCACGGGCTGGCGGAGGTTTCGCCGATGGTGTGCAACCTCGACGACCCCGGTCGGCTGGCGTTCCCGCTGCGGCGCGGCCTGAAGTGGCGCCGACTGGTCAGCGAGCTGCGGGTCGACGGTGACGACGGTCTGCTGCCCGGTATCGCGTCGCTGTTCAACGGCGCGCTGTTCCGCGCCTCGACGGTGGAGGCCGTCGGCGTGCCCGATCTGCGGCTGTTCATCCGCGGCGACGAGGTGGAACTGCACCGCAGGCTGGTGCGCTCCGGACTGCCCTTCGGCACCTGCCTACAGGCCAGCTATTTACACCCCTGCGGCACAGAGGAATTCAAGCCGATCCTCGGGGGCCGCATGCATACCCAGTACCCCGACAACGAGACCAAGCGGTACTACACCTACCGCAACCGCGGGTACGTACTGTCCCAACCCGGGTTGCGCAAGCTGCTGCCCCAGGAACTGGTCCGCTTCGGCTGGTACTTCCTGGTGTCCCGGCGCGACCCGGCCGGGTTCCGCGACTGGATCCGCCTGCAGCAGTTGGGACGCCGCGAGAAGTTCTTCCGTGGCGAGGGAAGTGACGGGATGGAAAGACGACGATGACGATCATGGATGCCGCCGCGCGGTCCCGGACGTTCGGCCGGGCGTGGGGCGACCTGGTCGCCGGCTTCAGCAAGCGCGAACTGTGGCTACACCTGGGCTGGCAGGACATCAAGCAGCGCTACCGGCGTTCGGTGCTCGGCCCGTTCTGGATCACCATCGCCACCGGCACCACCGCGGTGGCCATGGGCGGGCTGTACTCGATGCTGTTCAAACTCGAACTGTCCGAACATCTCCCGTACGTCACGCTCGGCCTGATCGTGTGGAACCTGATCAACGCTTCCATCTTGGAGGGCGCGGACGTCTTCGTGGCCAACGAGGGCCTGATCAAACAACTGCCGACCCCGTTGTCGGTGCACGTCTACCGGCTGGTGTGGCGGCAGATGCTGCTGTTCGCGCACAACATCATCATCTTCGTCATCATCGCGATCATCTATCCGAAGCCGTGGTCGTGGGCGGACCTGTCCGTGATCCCGGCGCTACTGCTGCTCGCGCTCAACTGTGTCTGGGTGGCACTGTGTTTCGGCATTCTGGCCACCCGCTACCGCGACATCAGCCCGCTGCTGGGCAGCCTGGTGCAGCTGCTGTTCTTCATGACGCCGATCATCTGGAACGAGTCCACGCTGCAGGCCCAAGGCGCGGGCGGCTGGGCCAAGATCGTCGAACTCAATCCGCTGCTGCACTATCTCGACATCGTGCGTGCACCGCTGCTGGGCGCCGAGCAGGAACTGCGGCACTGGGTGGTGGTGCTGGTGCTCACCGTCGTCGGCTGGGGCTTCGCGGCGCTGGCGATGCGCCAGTACCGCGCCCGCGTGCCGTATTGGGTGTGACGGTCAGCTGGACAATCCGGTGACCTCGGGTTCGGGCCCGAACACGAAGCGCCGGCCCGTCACCGATTGCGGTGTGATGCGCACGAATCGCTCTTTCTGAGTAGCGATCCACGGGTAGAGCCCGGCGCGCCGCGCCTCGGCAATCTCGTTGGAGGTCGCCAGCAGACGCGCCTTGCCGCGGACGATCACGCTCCAGCCCTCGGCGACGTTGTGCTCGTCGGCCTCGAACACCACGTACTCGTTGAGTGCCGCGGTCAGCAATTTCGTCCCCTCCGCGGTGCGGAACAGCACCGTGTTGTTCTGCACGACGAAGTTGACGGGGAAGATCTCGGTCCAGCCGTTCACCGTCGTCACCAGCCGGCCCAGGGACACGCTGCCGAGCCGCTCCCAGCTCTCGGTGTCGGTGAGCTCGGTGACCGGTGCGTCCGATGTGGTTGTCGCGTCCATGATTTTGATCGTGGTCGCGGCGGGCCGAGTCTCCTAGGGTCCAAAGACACTTCCGCCCCGCATCGCCGAGATTGCATCTGGTCCGCGAAAGTGCGTGTGCGGACCGCGTGGAATGCGATTTCGGCGAGCGGGGCGGCAGGGGTTACTTGACGTCGACGTAGTAGATGCTCGCGCCGGTCTTGCTGTTCTGGTAGGTCCGGTCGTAACGGAAGTCCCGGACCGTGCCGCGGATGTCGCCGCCCTTGTTGATCCCGACCACGCTGGCCTGGCTCAGCGCCGCGTCCGACAGCCGGTTCACGACCACCCGGTGGCCCTGGGCCTCCAGCTGGCTGATGACCGCGTCGGCGTTGCCTCCGGTCGGGGCGGCAGCGGTGGGAGCGGCCAGCCCGAGGACTGCGGCGCCCAGGCCGGCGGCGAAAGCGGTGGCGATGGTGAGGTTCTTCATGGTGATGCCCTTCCCGGTCGGGTCGGAGCCGTGGAGCGTGTCACGCGGTCTCGACTGGTGGTGGTGATCTTGATGATCTGAACTGTTGAACCGGCTGGTCAGAGGATTAATTCCACTGGCAGAATTTGTTCGCCGGTTGGCCGGAACCAGACCATCGGGGCGGGTGGTTCAGCGGCGGCGCGGGACGGGCGTGCGCACGGCGACGTTGATGCGGTTCCACGCGTTGATCGTCACGGCCATCGCGA contains:
- a CDS encoding crotonase/enoyl-CoA hydratase family protein, which gives rise to MGNSFESVTVDIADHIAQVTLIGPGKGNAMGPAFWAELPVVFTELDADPDVRAIVLTGSGRNFSYGLDLAAMGETLGSMMAGGSSSKPRADFHARLKAMQHAITAVADCRTPTIASVHGWCIGGGVDLISAVDIRYASSDAKFSVREVKLAIVADVGSLARLPYILTDGHLRELALTGKDIDAARAEKIGLVNDVYPDADASLAAARATAAEIAANPPHTVHGVKDVLDEQRTAQVSASLRYVAAWNSAFLPSKDLSEGITAMFEKRPPNFTGE
- a CDS encoding MarR family transcriptional regulator gives rise to the protein MEGIIGGRTASDTPGLDIAEQRAWQNFLDAALRMYATMNRSLNDQHGLTLNDVRLLDMLAKSPTGAARMGDVAEALMSLPSRVTRQIHRLEVQGLVSRGASPDDGRGVLASITPEGRESLSGAMKTYGAAVRMHFLDRLSRPQVTAMGENCRRISAGLKTGGPSAKIGRV
- a CDS encoding NAD(P)H-quinone oxidoreductase — translated: MQAIVADASSHKLTWQSVPDVHPGPGEVLIEVVAAGVNRADLLQAAGKYPPPPGASEIIGLEVSGTIAAVGDGVAQWSPGETVCALLAGGGYAEYVAVPAAQVMPIPHGVPLPHAAALPEVACTVWSNVVMTGLAAPELLLIHGGASGIGTHAIQVAKALNCRVAVTAGSANKLDLCAELGADITIDYHNDDFVEIVRQAGGADVILDIIGAKYLDRNIDALAPDGRVVIIGMQGGAKGELNIGKLLAKRGSVTATALRARPVEGRGSKADIVAEVTAQVWPMVAEGVVRPVIGAEFPIAEAQAAHELLESGDISGKVLLRADV
- a CDS encoding cysteine desulfurase-like protein; its protein translation is MAYDVARVRGLHPSLGDGWVHMDAQNGMLQPDSVGRAVSTAFRGSMPTTSSAHPAARRSAAVLAAARQAVADLVNADPAGVVLGADRAVLLTSLADAASARVGLGYELVVSRLDDEANVAPWLRAANRFGAKVKWAEVDIETGELPTWQWEALVTRPTRLVAITSASSTLGTVTELREVAKLVHEVGGLLIVDHSAAAPYRLFDFDETDADVVAVNALAWGGPPIGALVFRDPSVIDAFGSVSLDPHASGAARLELGSHQFGMLAGVVASIEYLASLEDSAQGSRRERLSVSMRSVAAHMSALFDYLLTSLRSLPTVTVLGSPEERIPVLSFVLDSVPAERVVQRLADNGILAIANASSRVLDLIGVDDIGGAVTIGLAHYNTAAEIDQLVRALASLG
- a CDS encoding bacterial proteasome activator family protein, with amino-acid sequence MAINSDDDNIEIVGESDGGAERSDGKSLSDLVEQPAKVMRIGTMIKQLLEEVRAAPLDDASRERLRDVHRTSIHELEQGLAPELRDELERLTLPFTEDAVPSDAELRIAQAQLVGWLEGLFHGIQTALFAQQMAARQQLEQMRQGALPPGVVVPGHRGGAGQGTGQYL
- a CDS encoding ABC transporter ATP-binding protein, translating into MPSSVEPCIETRNAWVEFPIFDAKTRSLKKAFLGKAGGAIGRNDSNVVVIEALRDITMTLKMGDRVGLVGHNGAGKSTLLRLLSGIYEPTRGVATVRGRVAPVFDLGVGMDPEISGFENIIIRGLFLGQTRKQMMSKVDEIAEFTELGDYLNMPLRTYSTGMRVRLAMGVVTSIDPEILLLDEGIGAVDAEFLKKAQSRLADLVERSGILVFASHSNEFLARLCNTAMWIDHGTIRMEGGIEDVVRAYEGEDAARHVREVLEETAHTHER
- a CDS encoding glycosyltransferase family 2 protein, with protein sequence MSVERARDGRTGGDALVVAVVVTHRRPDELAKSLDAVCAQSRRPDHLIVVDNDDDDHVRDLVVGQPVPTTYLGSRRNLGGAGGFALGMLHALSLGADWLWLADDDGRPQDTEVLATLLACAEQHGLAEVSPMVCNLDDPGRLAFPLRRGLKWRRLVSELRVDGDDGLLPGIASLFNGALFRASTVEAVGVPDLRLFIRGDEVELHRRLVRSGLPFGTCLQASYLHPCGTEEFKPILGGRMHTQYPDNETKRYYTYRNRGYVLSQPGLRKLLPQELVRFGWYFLVSRRDPAGFRDWIRLQQLGRREKFFRGEGSDGMERRR
- a CDS encoding ABC transporter permease, which produces MTIMDAAARSRTFGRAWGDLVAGFSKRELWLHLGWQDIKQRYRRSVLGPFWITIATGTTAVAMGGLYSMLFKLELSEHLPYVTLGLIVWNLINASILEGADVFVANEGLIKQLPTPLSVHVYRLVWRQMLLFAHNIIIFVIIAIIYPKPWSWADLSVIPALLLLALNCVWVALCFGILATRYRDISPLLGSLVQLLFFMTPIIWNESTLQAQGAGGWAKIVELNPLLHYLDIVRAPLLGAEQELRHWVVVLVLTVVGWGFAALAMRQYRARVPYWV
- a CDS encoding pyridoxamine 5'-phosphate oxidase family protein; this encodes MDATTTSDAPVTELTDTESWERLGSVSLGRLVTTVNGWTEIFPVNFVVQNNTVLFRTAEGTKLLTAALNEYVVFEADEHNVAEGWSVIVRGKARLLATSNEIAEARRAGLYPWIATQKERFVRITPQSVTGRRFVFGPEPEVTGLSS